Proteins found in one Chionomys nivalis chromosome 15, mChiNiv1.1, whole genome shotgun sequence genomic segment:
- the Ccnb1 gene encoding G2/mitotic-specific cyclin-B1: MALRVTRSTKLNTENKAKVSMAGAKRVPVAIAAASKPGLRPRTALGDIGNKVSEQAQARLPLKKELKTSVTGKVSAKIPPKLLEKVPVSEPEVEITEPEPEPVMEEKLSPEPIMVDNPSPSPMETSGCAPAEEYLCQAFSDVILAVSDVDADDGADPNLCSEYVKDIYAYLRQLEEEQSVRPKYLLGREVTGNMRAILIDWLIQVQMKFRLLQETMYMTVSIIDRFMQDNCVPKKMLQLVGVTAMFIASKYEEMYPPEIGDFAFVTNNTYTKHQIRQMEMKILRVLNFSLGRPLPLHFLRRASKIGEVDVEQHTLAKYLMELTMLDYDMVHFPPSQIAAGAFCLALKILDNGEWTPTLQHYLSYTEESLLPVMQHLAKNIVTVNRGLTKHMTVKNKYATAKHAKISTLAQLNCTLVQNLSKAVAKA, from the exons ATGGCGCTCAGGGTCACTAGG aGCACGAAACTTAACACGGAAAATAAGGCCAAGGTCAGCATGGCAGGCGCCAAGCGTGTGCCTGTGGCAATTGCTGCAGCCTCCAAGCCCGGGCTGAGACCAAGAACTGCTCTTGGAGATATTGGTAACAAAGTCAGCGAACAGGCACAGGCCAGACTGCCCCTGAAAAAG GAACTAAAAACTTCAGTTACTGGGAAAGTTTCAGCTAAAATCCCACCAAAACTTCTGGAAAAGGTTCCTGTGAGTGAGCCAGAGGTGGAAATTACTGAGCCTGAGCCTGAACCTGTTATGGAAGAAAAGCTTTCTCCTGAACCTATTATG GTTGATAATCCCTCTCCAAGCCCAATGGAAACATCTGGGTGTGCCCCTGCAGAAGAATATTTGTGTCAGGCTTTCTCTGATGTAATTCTTGCCGTGAGTGATGTGGATGCAGATGATGGAGCTGACCCAAACCTCTGTAGTGAATATGTGAAAGACATATATGCTTATCTCAGACAACTGGAG gaagaacagtcagttaGACCAAAATACCTGCTGGGCCGTGAAGTCACTGGAAACATGAGAGCGATCCTAATTGACTGGCTGATCCAGGTTCAGATGAAATTTAGGCTGCTACAGGAGACCATGTACATGACTGTTTCCATTATTGACCGGTTCATGCAG GATAATTGTGTGCCCAAGAAGATGCTGCAGCTGGTTGGTGTGACTGCTATGTTTATTGCAAGTAAATATGAAGAAATGTACCCTCCAGAAATAGGTGACTTTGCTTTTGTGACTAACAATACCTACACCAAGCACCAAATCAGACAGATGGAAATGAAGATTCTGAGAGTTCTAAACTTCAGTTTGGGTCGCCCTCTGCCTCTGCACTTCCTCCGTAGAGCATCTAAAATTGGAGAG GTTGATGTTGAACAGCATACTTTGGCCAAATACCTCATGGAGCTCACAATGCTGGACTACGACATGGTGCACTTTCCTCCTTCTCAAATTGCAGCTGGAGCTTTTTGCTTAGCACTGAAGATCCTTGACAACGGTGAATGG ACACCGACTCTGCAGCACTACCTGTCATACACTGAAGAATCCCTTTTGCCTGTTATGCAGCACCTGGCTAAGAATATTGTCACAGTGAACCGCGGCCTTACAAAGCACATG ACTGTCAAGAATAAGTATGCAACAGCCAAGCATGCCAAGATCAGCACTCTGGCACAGCTGAATTGTACACTGGTTCAAAATTTGTCCAAGGCTGTGGCAAAGGCATAA